A region of Methanomassiliicoccales archaeon DNA encodes the following proteins:
- a CDS encoding bifunctional hexulose-6-phosphate synthase/ribonuclease regulator yields MKPVLQVALDLMHLKRALEICEEAVNGGVDWIEAGTPLIKSEGVEALRELKRLFPDRTLVADLKTMDVGGMEVEIAAKAGADIVTVMGVADNGTISESVLVGRKYGTRIMVDLMNVEDKIGRTREVAEMGAAYVCLHVAIDEQMKGGKPPEEIVASISKEGIPIAVAGGISAESAPGLIEAGASIIIVGGGIIKAEDVSGAAARVKKAMESGESISTELSKKYGMENLFTAFGRVSTPNIADAQHKRGVMRSIVPRINRGTKMVGRALTVQTSKGDWAKPVEAIDRAVEGDVIVVDAGGSEIAVWGELASWSCKLKGIAGIVIDGAARDIDTILDIDFPCFSRNLSPDAGEPKGFGGIGIEIVCGGQQVRTGDWIVGDESGVVVVPQEQAVEIANRAVDVNERENRIREEIKRGRTLSSVQELEKWEQIR; encoded by the coding sequence GGGCATTGGAGATCTGCGAAGAGGCTGTGAACGGAGGTGTCGATTGGATCGAGGCCGGTACCCCGTTGATCAAGAGCGAGGGTGTTGAAGCGCTTAGGGAACTGAAGAGGCTTTTTCCAGACAGGACCCTGGTGGCAGACCTCAAGACTATGGACGTTGGCGGGATGGAGGTGGAGATCGCCGCAAAGGCGGGTGCCGACATCGTGACCGTAATGGGAGTCGCTGATAACGGGACGATCTCCGAATCCGTTCTCGTGGGGAGGAAATACGGGACCCGAATAATGGTAGACCTCATGAACGTGGAGGACAAGATCGGCCGAACAAGGGAGGTTGCCGAGATGGGTGCCGCCTACGTCTGTCTTCACGTGGCGATAGATGAGCAAATGAAGGGTGGAAAACCACCGGAGGAGATCGTGGCGTCCATCTCCAAAGAGGGCATACCTATAGCGGTTGCAGGTGGTATCAGCGCAGAAAGTGCACCGGGGCTTATTGAAGCCGGGGCTTCGATAATAATAGTGGGAGGAGGAATAATCAAGGCAGAGGATGTCTCCGGTGCCGCTGCCAGAGTCAAGAAGGCAATGGAAAGTGGAGAATCCATCTCCACCGAGCTGTCCAAGAAGTACGGCATGGAGAATCTTTTCACCGCCTTTGGAAGGGTTTCGACCCCCAACATCGCAGATGCCCAGCACAAGCGGGGGGTAATGAGAAGCATAGTCCCCCGTATCAACAGGGGGACGAAAATGGTGGGTCGCGCCCTGACGGTCCAGACATCAAAGGGCGATTGGGCCAAACCGGTAGAGGCGATCGACCGCGCTGTTGAGGGGGATGTCATCGTCGTGGACGCTGGTGGCAGCGAAATCGCGGTCTGGGGTGAGCTGGCTTCATGGAGCTGCAAGCTCAAAGGCATCGCCGGGATCGTGATCGATGGTGCGGCGAGGGACATCGATACCATCCTGGACATCGATTTCCCCTGCTTCAGCAGGAACCTTTCCCCCGATGCTGGAGAACCCAAGGGTTTTGGAGGGATAGGGATCGAGATCGTCTGCGGTGGGCAGCAGGTCAGAACTGGCGATTGGATCGTTGGTGATGAGAGCGGGGTTGTTGTGGTTCCCCAGGAGCAGGCGGTTGAGATAGCCAACCGGGCAGTGGACGTGAACGAGAGGGAGAACAGGATACGGGAAGAGATCAAGAGAGGGAGAACCTTGTCCAGTGTCCAGGAGTTGGAGAAGTGGGAGCAGATTCGCTGA